In Scatophagus argus isolate fScaArg1 chromosome 7, fScaArg1.pri, whole genome shotgun sequence, a genomic segment contains:
- the mical3a gene encoding protein-methionine sulfoxide oxidase mical3a isoform X1, with translation MGDGGAGAAGGDGVNRSHVLFDSFVQATTCKGTLKAFQELCDHLEVKPTESRIFYHKLKSKLNYWKAKALWAKLDKRASQKEYKKGRACANSKCLIIGAGPCGLRTAIELAFLGAKVVLLEKRDAFSRNNVLHLWPFTIQDLRGLGAKKFYGKFCAGAIDHISIRQLQLMLLKMALLLGIEIHVNVEFKALIEPPEDQETERIGWRAEVHPRTHPVNELEFDVIIGADGRRNTLPGFRRKEFRGKLAIAITANFINRNTTAEAKVEEISGVAFIFNQKFFQDLREATGIDLENIVYYKDDTHYFVMTAKKQSLLEKGVILHDYADTELLLSRANVDQAALLSYAREAADFSTNHQLPTLDFAINHYGQPDVAMFDFTCMYASENAAMVRQRHGHKLLVALVGDSLLEPFWPMGTGIARGFLAAMDSGWMVRSWAQGKTPLEVLAERESIYRLLPQTTPENVNKNFSQYSLDPTTRYPNISLNFLKPSQMRHLCDTGESREMWIEIENVINSSTPKLARNESIARSSKLLNWCQRQTEGYRNVNVTDLTMSWKSGLALCALIDRYRPDLIDFDSLDERDHEKNNQLAFDVAEREFGISPCMTGKEMSSVVEPDKLSMVMYLSQFYEMFKDTVPPGDNHNLSPEEKAALIASTKSPISFLSKLGQSIAISRKRNPKDKKEKDVDGLGKRRKTSQSENEEVSRGGRDDKPSVPTILSEKKMETSAVGNNNKVKVMATQLLAKFEENAPAQHTGLKRQGESLPNLDCLLPLTLPQTPVNEPERLAPVPAWRKARSGADQQSTSGSRSCPKKTILLPSSSSTSSLCLHSERYVRMYTGGVSSLAEQIASQLQSQEDPKPQPEKRDSGSLRKEFPVNIGGSDVCFFCQKRVYVMERLSAEGKFFHRSCFKCDYCGTTLRLSSYAFDVEDGKFYCKPHYCYRLSGYAQRKRPAPSPAPVTAKENQAPPTPVATVDAPGRAMAAAAPSAELQPSVPEVNGLQEPSLAKRLRGTPERIELENYRLSLQREEELEEVPEETLAEHNLSSVLDKATDADLGSSSSESDMEEEDEQEDREEQEEVEQEQQPHSPSDLGGVPWKEAVELHAKLRGNNREEGEDEALADAVSRDGEVDEEEEEDEDEDEDEDEDEEESSDEGDYCPWDKELQLGLWLEKFLTDEEDVGTFKARNLRVQQVLQPVDPQAIPGFARAHLGSEGDKDGQAASASQLSQPSELTQPSSTAPAHTTARHEAVRVWLESMSGEPCEDEDMQAEADSPDMEPGTEMDQDDIPSDAEAEARLHQSERAEVLPDEDNKSESLRMSSSIEPSNVSPMQKEEVSPLKPSPEPETQISLVKPPGTRFFPEPFIPEETKPPSPPPVVKSPLCPSPVPVKGSSPVPSPTLAAAASTVSVPASPPPSSTTKSPISSPVEPAIESPVRSAIKSPVKSPVGSPICSQPTPLPETCSPKSPVYPHRSICPLTGNPLSPICAQPLPCQEPSSPLASDSPVRTQPVPGVTSTPITKTDKGTPEPSKTTDTSTVETPLKKTDIIEEFWLKSAEIRKSLGLTPLDRSSKILEKSVVKAPPQDSTPVKTQSPDISEEQKPAFTGRAVIRRLNITLEGQVITPIAPVEPKSNGSDKRDLSSSSGLGLNGSMATSQTANSDSYNTSDSTMLTPPSSPPPPVPANQSPAVLRPQRHQVSWSNGAEKAPSERAKEPAKTKTPVPVPRTQLSPVSVPKPAPRKISSPQADPETSPVVVMREKKKQPRPEEARKSFVETVEEIPFADDVEETYDERTPDTSMNRYYTPPTSKSSRDRPPLHLALAMENGKPNIPVNTASKTQRATQFSPEAREIAEERIRAREKSVKSQALKDAMAKQLNKMKESDIDKGVSPKVAWNVTPEAAGKTKKSAVSPKTSAVKALESKKAETLPERFFSSNKSLDSSAASSDGSTTSKSKKRSSLFSPRKNKKEKKAKNDSSRLSGTDETPPKHKSLWKTVFSGYKKDKKKKDDKSCPSTPSSSSTTQDSGKKKASPLGRSSDLKSRRNLSFSEDSDLSCDDVLERSSQRSKADRHTDIFDLVSGMQKEAVNEEKLEKRRELKERKRVKEGHKGREWEKEVDREKKKDDKESVYVPHALAFKRSYATKKTYTEEELNAKLTRRVQKAARRQAKQEELKRLHRAQIIQRQLEQVEEKQRQLEERGVAVEKALRGEAGLYKGTYTLPKQHKRRSDYWGDSNYSEILDLHLGGMGKKDDPKLMQEWFKLVQEKNALVRYESELMIFARELELEDRQSRLQQELRERMAVEDHLKTEKELAQEKQILNEMLEVVEQRDALVALLEEQRLREKEEDKDLEAVMLSKGFNLNWA, from the exons ATGGGGGATGGAGGTGCCGGTGCAGCTGGAGGAGATGGGGTGAACCGGTCCCATGTCCTGTTTGACAGCTTTGTCCAGGCGACCACCTGTAAGGGCACGCTCAAGGCTTTCCAGGAGCTGTGCGATCACCTGGAAGTCAAGCCCACAGAGTCCAGGATCTTCTATCACAAGCTCAAGTCCAAACTCAACTACTGGAAGGCCAAGGCACTCTGGGCAAAGTTAGATAAGAGGGCCAGCCAGAAGGAGTACAAGAAGGGCCGTGCCTGTGCCAACTCCAAG TGTCTGATCATTGGTGCGGGACCATGTGGCTTGCGTACAGCAATCGAACTGGCTTTTCTGGGAGCCAAAGTGGTGCTGCTGGAGAAGAGGGATGCCTTCTCCAGGAACAATGTGCTCCACCTCTGGCCCTTCACCATCCAAGACCTCAGGGGCCTCGGGGCCAAGAAGTTTTATGGAAAGTTCTGTGCTGGTGCTATCGATCATATCA GTATTCGTCAGCTTCAGCTAATGCTGCTCAAAATGGCTCTCTTGCTGGGCATTGAGATCCATGTCAACGTAGAGTTCAAGGCTCTTATTGAGCCCCCGGAAGATCAAGAGACTGAAA GGATAGGTTGGAGGGCCGAGGTCCACCCCAGGACACACCCTGTCAACGAGCTGGAGTTTGATGTCATCATTGGAGCAGACGGAAGGAGAAACACCCTACCAG GGTTTCGGCGTAAGGAATTCCGGGGCAAGCTTGCCATTGCCATCACTGCTAACTTCATCAACAGGAACACAACAGCAGAAGCAAAGGTTGAAGAGATCAGTGGGGTGGCCTTCATCTTCAACCAGAAGTTCTTTCAAGACCTCAGAGAAGCAACAG GTATTGACCTGGAAAACATTGTCTACTACAAGGATGACACGCACTACTTTGTGATGACTGCCAAAAAACAGAGCCTGCTGGAGAAAGGAGTCATTCTGCAT GACTATgcagacacagagctgctgctgtcgaGAGCTAATGTGGACCAGGCTGCGCTGCTGTCTTATGCCCGTGAGGCTGCGGATTTCTCCACCAACCATCAGCTGCCCACTCTAGACTTTGCCATCAACCACTACGGCCAGCCAGATGTAGCCATGTTCGACTTCACCTGCATGTATGCTTCAGAGAATGCCGCCATGGTGCGCCAACGCCATGGTCACAAGCTGCTGGTGGCGCTCGTGGGCGACAGCCTGTTGGAG CCCTTCTGGCCCATGGGCACTGGCATCGCCCGAGGTTTCCTGGCAGCCATGGACTCGGGGTGGATGGTGAGGAGTTGGGCTCAGGGAAAAACCCCTCTTGAGGTGCTGGCTGAGAG GGAGAGTATTTACCGTCTGCTGCCCCAAACCACACCTGAAAACGTCAACAAGAACTTCAGTCAGTACAGCCTGGATCCTACCACACGCTACCCCAACATTAGCCTTAACTTCCTCAAGCCCAGCCAG atgaGGCACCTCTGTGACACAGGGGAGTCCAGGGAAATGTggattgaaattgaaaatgtgatCAACTCGTCAACACCCAAGTTGGCCAGGAATG AATCCATAGCACGATCCAGTAAACTGCTGAACTGGTgccagagacaaacagaggggTACAGGAATGTTAATGTAACCGATCTGACTATGTCTTGGAAGAGTGGCTTGGCTCTATGTGCCCTCATTGACCGATACAGACCGGATCTCAT TGACTTTGATTCCCTGGACGAGCGAGACCACGAGAAGAACAACCAGCTGGCCTTTGACGTGGCGGAGAGGGAATTTGGCATCTCACCCTGCATGACTGGCAAGGAGATGTCCTCTGTCGTAGAGCCAGACAAACTCTCTATGGTCATGTACCTCAGCCAATTCTATGAGATGTTTAAGGATACAGTGCCACCTGGAG ATAATCACAACTTGAGTCCTGAAGAGAAGGCTGCACTGATAGCCAGCACCAAATCTCCCATCTCCTTCCTCAGCAAACTTGGTCAGAGCATAGCAATTTCCAGGAAACGAAATCCAAAG GACAAAAAAGAGAAGGATGTTGACGGTTTggggaagagaaggaaaaccaGCCAGTCTGAAAAT GAGGAGGTATCCAGGGGCGGTCGTGACGACAAGCCGTCTGTCCCAACTATcctgtcagagaaaaaaatggagacCTCTGCTGTagggaacaacaacaaagtcaaGGTCATGGCCACCCAGCTGCTTGCCAAGTTTGAGGAGAACGCTCCAGCGCAGCATACAGGACTCAAGCGACAG GGAGAGTCTCTGCCCAATCTGGACTGCCTTTTGCCCCTTACCCTGCCCCAAACCCCTGTGAATGAGCCAGAACGGCTGGCACCAGTCCCAGCATGGAGGAAG GCCAGAAGTGGTGCAGACCAACAGTCCACCTCGGGCTCTCGGAGCTGCCCAAAGAAAACCATTCTgctcccttcttcctcctccacttcctcactCTGTCTTCACTCAGAG CGCTATGTAAGGATGTACACAGGCGGAGTTAGCTCATTGGCTGAGCAGATAGCCAGTCAGCTTCAGTCTCAGGAAGATCCTAAGCCCCAGCCTGAAAAGAGGGACTCG GGCTCCCTCAGAAAAGAGTTCCCTGTCAACATTGGTGGCAGCGATGTTTGCTTCTTCTGCCAAAAGCGTGTGTACGTGATGGAGAGACTGAGTGCAGAGGGCAAGTTCTTCCATCGGAGCTGCTTCAAGTGTGACTACTGTGGCACCACGCTACGACTGTCCTCCTATGCCTTTGATGTGGAGGATG GGAAATTTTACTGCAAGCCCCACTACTGTTACCGTCTGTCTGGCTATGCTCAGAGAAAGAGGCCTGCTCCCTCCCCTGCTCCAGTCACTGCGAAg GAGAACCAGGCACCCCCGACCCCTGTGGCAACCGTGGATGCCCCAGGAAGGGCGATGGCAGCGGCAGCCCCCTCGGCCGAGCTCCAGCCCTCAG TACCGGAGGTCAATGGCCTGCAGGAGCCCAGCTTAGCTAAACGTCTGCGGGGAACTCCAGAACGCATCGAGCTGGAGAACTACCGTCTGTCCctgcagagggaagaggagctggaggaggtgcCAGAGGAGACGCTCGCAGAACACAACCTGAGCAGTGTGCTGGACAAGGCCACAGACGCTGACCTGGGCTCCAG TAGCTCAGAGTCCGacatggaggaagaggatgagcaggaggatcgggaggagcaggaggaagtggagcaggagcagcaacCTCACAGCCCATCAGACCTCGGCGGCGTTCCCTGGAAGGAGGCTGTAGAGCTCCACGCCAAACTGAGGGGCaacaacagagaggagggagaggatgagGCGCTGGCCGACGCAGTAAGCAGAGATGGGGAAgtagatgaagaggaggaagaggacgaggatgaagatgaggatgaggatgaagatgaagaggagtcCAGTGATG AGGGGGATTACTGCCCCTGGGATAAAGAGCTCCAGTTAGGCCTTTGGCTGGAGAAGTTCCTCACAGATGAAGAGGATGTTGGTACATTTAAAG CCAGGAACCTGCGGGTTCAACAAGTCCTGCAGCCTGTGGATCCCCAGGCCATTCCAGGTTTTGCAAGAGCGCACCTGGGCTCTGAGGGAGACAAGGACGGCCAGGCGGCCTCAGCCTCCCAGCTTTCCCAACCCTCTGAGCTCACGCAGCCCTCCTCCACAG CCCCTGCCCACACAACCGCCCGACACGAGGCAGTGAGAGTCTGGTTGGAGTCCATGTCCGGAG AGCCCTGTGAGGATGAAGATATGCAAGCCGAAGCAGACAGTCCAGATATGGAGCCCGGTACAGAGATGGATCAAG ATGACATCCCTTCAGATGCCGAAGCCGAGGCTCGTTTGCATCAGTCAGAACGTGCTGAAGTGCTTCCTGACGAAGACAACAAATCAGAAAGTCTGAGAATGTCCTCCAGTATTG AACCATCCAACGTCAGCCCCATGCAGAAAGAAGAGGTTTCTCCACTCAAGCCATCTCCAGAACCTGAAACACAG ATAAGTCTGGTGAAACCTCCTGGTACCCGCTTTTTCCCAGAACCATTCATACCAGAGGAAACGaagcctccttctcctcctccagtcgTCAAGAGCCCGCTGTGCCCTTCGCCTGTTCCAGTCAAGGGTTCTTCCCCTGTTCCTTCTCCTACTCTTGCTGCCGCTGCTTCAACTGTCAGTGTTCCTGCCTCACCCCCACCCAGCTCAACCACCAAATCACCCATCAGCTCTCCGGTCGAGCCAGCCATCGAGTCACCAGTCAGATCAGCAATCAAATCCCCTGTTAAGTCGCCAGTTGGTTCCCCAATCTGCTCTCAGCCTACCCCTCTCCCCGAGACTTGTTCCCCTAAATCTCCTGTTTACCCTCATCGCTCTATTTGCCCTCTCACAGGCAACCCCCTGTCGCCAATCTGCGCTCAGCCCTTGCCCTGCCAGGAACCCTCGTCACCCCTTGCCTCTGACTCTCCTGTCAGAACTCAACCTGTTCCTGGTGTCACTTCGACGCCCATTACCAAAACAGACAAGGGGACACCTGAGCCCTCAAAAACCACAGATACTTCAACAGTGGAAACTCCattgaaaaagacagacattatTGAGGAGTTTTGGTTAAAGAGTGCTGAGATCAGGAAGAGCCTTGGCCTGACTCCTTTGGACCGCAGTAGTAAAATCTTAGAAAAGAGTGTTGTTAAGGCTCCACCGCAGGACTCTACCCCTGTCAAGACACAGTCTCCAGATATATCTGAGGAACAGAAGCCTGCTTTTACTGGCCGAGCTGTCATTCGCAGGCTCAACATAACTCTCGAGGGTCAGGTCATTACTCCCATTGCTCCTGTGGAGCCTAAGAGTAATGGCTCTGATAAGAGGgacctcagcagcagctctggctTGGGGTTGAATGGGAGCATGGCCACGAGCCAGACAGCAAACAGTGACAGCTACAACACGTCTGACTCCACCATGCTAACCCCGCCCTCGAGCCCACCGCCACCTGTGCCTGCTAATCAGTCTCCAGCTGTGCTTAGGCCGCAAAGACACCAGGTATCCTGGAGCAATGGAGCAGAAAAAGCTCCTTCTGAGCGTGCCAAAGAGCCAGCAAAGACCAAGACTCCTGTTCCTGTACCAAGGACTCAGCTGAGCCCTGTGTCTGTGCCCAAACCCGCACccaggaaaatctcctcaccaCAAGCAGATCCGGAAACATCTCCAGTGGTTGTCatgagggagaagaagaagcaaccACGGCCAGAGGAGGCGAGGAAGTCGTTTGTTGAAACGGTGGAGGAGATTCCTTTTGCTGATGATGTGGAGGAAACCTACGATGAACGAACACCAGACACAAGCATGAACAGGTATTATACTCCGCCCACTAGCAAGTCGAGCAGGGACCGACCTCCCTTGCATCTCGCTCTAGCAATGGAAAATGGTAAACCCAATATCCCTGTCAACACAGCCTCTAAGACCCAGAGGGCAACTCAGTTTTCCCCGGAGGCCAGGGAGATCGCTGAGGAGCGAATAAGGGCTAGAGAAAAGTCTGTCAAGAGCCAGGCTTTAAAAGACGCCATGGCCAAGcagctaaacaaaatgaaagaatctGACATAGATAAGGGTGTCTCACCCAAGGTGGCTTGGAACGTAACCCCAGAGGCTGCTGGTAAAACTAAAAAGTCAGCTGTATCTCCAAAGACATCAGCCGTGAAAGCTCTGGAGTCGAAGAAGGCGGAGACTTTACCTGAGCGTTTCTTCAGCAGCAACAAGAGTCTGGACAGCTCAGCAGCTTCATCAGATGGATCCACTACGAGTAAGAGTAAGAAACGAAGCTCCCTCTTCTCCCCACGCAAGAataagaaggagaaaaaagccAAGAATGACAGCAGCAGGCTCTCTGGCACAGATGAGACACCTCCCAAACACAAGTCACTGTGGAAGACTGTCTTCTCGGGCTACaagaaggacaagaagaagaaggatgaTAAGTCCTGCCCAAGCACACCGTCCTCGAGTTCCACCACACAGGACTCTGGCAAGAAAAAAGCTTCACCTCTTGGGAGATCATCAG ACTTGAAATCACGAAGAAACTTGAGCTTCTCTGAGGACTCAGACCTGTCTTGTGATGATGTTCTGGAGAGGTCCTCCCAGAGGTCAAAGGCAGAT CGGCACACGGACATCTTTGACCTAGTATCAGGCATGCAGAAGGAAGCGGTGAATGAGGAGAAActggagaaaaggagggagttaaaggaaagaaagagggtgAAAGAGGGGCACAAAGGAAGAGAGTGGGAAAAAGAGGTTGATcgagaaaagaagaaagatgatAAGGAG TCTGTTTATGTCCCCCACGCACTGGCGTTCAAGAGATCATACGCCACAAAG AAAACCTACACAGAAGAAGAGCTGAATGCCAAGCTGACACGAAGGGTCCAGAAAGCTGCCCGACGGCAAGCCAAGCAGGAGGAGCTCAAAAGGCTGCACAGAGCCCAG ATCATCCAGAGACAgttggagcaggtggaggagaagcagaggcagctggaggagaggggTGTAGCTGTGGAGAAAGCATTGAGAGGAGAAGCAG GATTGTATAAAGGTACTTATACATTACCCAAACAGCACAAAAGAAGATCAG ACTATTGGGGAGATTCTAATTACAGTGAAATCCTGGACTTGCATCTGGGCG